A stretch of the Pan troglodytes isolate AG18354 chromosome 20, NHGRI_mPanTro3-v2.0_pri, whole genome shotgun sequence genome encodes the following:
- the LRG1 gene encoding leucine-rich alpha-2-glycoprotein, with translation MSSWSRQRPKSPGGIQPHVSRTLFLLLLLAASAWGVTLSPKDCQVFRSDHGSSISCQPPAEIPSYLPADTVHLAVEFFNLTHLPANLLQGASKLQELHLSSNGLESLSPEFLQPVPQLRVLDLTRNALTGLPPGLFQASAALDTLVLKENQLEVLEVSWLHGLKALGHLDLSGNRLRKLPPGLLANFTLLRTLDLGENQLETLPPDLLRGPLQLERLHLEGNKLQVLGKDLLLPQPDLRYLFLNGNKLARVAAGAFQGLWQLDMLDLSNNSLASVPEGLWASLGQPNWDMRDGFDISGNPWICDQNLSDLYRWLQAQKDKMFSQNDTRCAGPEAVKGQTLLAVAKSQ, from the exons ATGTCCTCTTGGAGCAGACAGCGACCAAAAAG CCCAGGGGGCATTCAACCCCATGTTTCTAGAACTCTgttcctgctgctgctgttggCAGCCTCAGCCTGGGGGGTCACCCTGAGCCCCAAAGACTGCCAGGTGTTCCGCTCAGACCATGGCAGCTCCATCTCCTGTCAACCACCTGCCGAAATCCCCAGCTACCTGCCAGCCGACACCGTGCACCTGGCCGTGGAATTCTTCAACCTGACCCACCTGCCAGCCAACCTCCTCCAGGGTGCCTCTAAGCTCCAAGAATTGCACCTCTCCAGCAATGGGCTGGAAAGCCTCTCGCCCGAATTCCTGCAGCCAGTGCCGCAGCTGAGGGTGCTGGATCTAACCCGAAACGCCCTGACCGGGCTGCCCCCGGGCCTCTTCCAGGCCTCAGCCGCCCTGGACACCCTGGTGTTGAAAGAAAACCAGCTGGAGGTCCTGGAGGTCTCGTGGCTACACGGCCTGAAAGCTCTGGGGCATCTGGACCTGTCTGGGAACCGCCTCCGGAAACTGCCCCCCGGGCTGCTGGCCAACTTCACCCTCCTGCGCACCCTTGACCTTGGGGAGAACCAGTTGGAGACCTTGCCACCTGACCTCCTGAGGGGTCCGCTGCAATTAGAACGGCTACATCTAGAAGGCAACAAATTGCAAGTACTGGGAAAAGATCTCCTCTTGCCGCAGCCGGACCTGCGCTACCTTTTCCTGAACGGCAACAAGCTGGCCAGGGTGGCAGCCGGTGCCTTCCAGGGCCTGTGGCAGCTGGACATGCTGGACCTCTCCAATAACTCGCTGGCCAGCGTGCCCGAGGGGCTCTGGGCATCCCTAGGGCAGCCAAACTGGGACATGCGGGATGGCTTCGACATCTCCGGCAACCCCTGGATCTGTGACCAGAACCTGAGTGACCTCTATCGTTGGCTTCAGGCCCAAAAAGACAAGATGTTTTCCCAGAATGACACGCGCTGTGCTGGGCCTGAAGCCGTGAAGGGCCAGACGCTCCTGGCAGTGGCCAAGTCCCAGTGA